A part of Tigriopus californicus strain San Diego chromosome 10, Tcal_SD_v2.1, whole genome shotgun sequence genomic DNA contains:
- the LOC131889141 gene encoding compound eye opsin BCRH2-like, translated as MATPQIFLDENYNLHYPPGAKHTDAASDDVLAVTHEHWTQFPPVHPFIQHFFGILFFVLWVISVSGNGLVIFIFLKIKTLRTPSNMLVVALAFSDFIMICSLAPPLFINVFIGKYWAFGPLGCELYGFLGGVFGCASLWMIIMIGYDRYNVIVKGFNGVKTTPCIAFLMIIFSFAYSTAVCLPPLLKVWGSYKLEGLLLTCSFDYITDDWVNKSFTLFFFIGCYGLPMCFIIYFYSQIVYAVVAHERALKAQAKKMNVESLRSNTDANAESAEVRIAKVAITNICLWLLAWTPYAAIAMIGQFGGAHLLTPVVTQLPSFLAKTASCFNPIVYAVSHPKYREALTKELPCLGIKEHSETEDTKTTAVSSE; from the exons ATGGCCACTCCGCAAATTTTTCTGGACGAGAATTACAATTTGCACTATCCACCAG GTGCCAAACACACCGATGCCGCCTCAGATGATGTGTTGGCAGTGACCCATGAGCATTGGACTCAATTTCCCCCggtccatccattcatccagcACTTTTTTGGCATCCTGTTCTTTGTTCTCTGGGTCATCTCAGTTTCGGGCAACGGCTTAGTCATCTTTATCTTTCTCAA GATAAAGACGCTACGAACCCCATCCAATATGTTGGTAGTGGCATTGGCATTCTCAGATTTTATTATGATCTGCTCACTGGCCCCGCCGCTATTCATCAATGTCTTCATTGGCAAATATTGGGCCTTTGGACCTTTGGGTTGCGAATTGTACGGATTCTTGGGTGGAGTTTTCG gctgTGCTTCTCTGTggatgatcatcatgattggCTATGATCGGTACAATGTTATTGTGAAAGGATTCAATGGTGTCAAAACTACTCCCTGTATTGCTTTCCTCATGATCATCTTCTCGTTTGCTTATTCTACAGCAGTCTGTCTTCCTCCTCTCTTGAAAGTATGGGGAAGTTATAAGTTGG AGGGGCTCCTTTTGACATGTTCCTTTGATTACATCACTGATGATTGGGTCAACAAGAGTTTCACACTATTCTTCTTTATTGGATGTTACGGTCTCCCCATGTGCTTCATCATCTATTTTTACTCGCAAATTGTCTATGCAGTGGTGGCTCATGAACGGGCTTTGAAGGCTCAAGCCAAAAAGATGAATGTGGAAAGTCTTCGATCAAACACA GACGCCAATGCCGAGAGCGCAGAGGTGAGAATCGCCAAAGTGGCAATCACCAACATTTGCTTGTGGCTCCTGGCTTGGACTCCTTATGCCGCTATCGCCATGATTGGTCAGTTTGGGGGTGCTCACTTGTTGACCCCGGTGGTCACGCAACTCCCTTCGTTCTTGGCCAAGACTGCTTCATGTTTCAACCCCATTGTTTACGCCGTTAGCCATCCCAA GTATCGAGAGGCACTGACCAAGGAGCTACCTTGCCTAGGAATCAAAGAACACTCGGAGACAGAGGATACCAAGACGACAGCAGTGTCAAGCGAATAA